One stretch of Amycolatopsis sp. NBC_00345 DNA includes these proteins:
- a CDS encoding serine hydrolase, with protein sequence MLTRRSLLTTVAAAGSAALLLPATARASAPPDTSTPEGWLAWLAAHRADVSVVADYGTGRRLRHRPGDSRVVGSAIKVVHLAAYTAAVAAGRLDPDEPIRLGDWDARHPYVGDGIIGAGSHHTALTQLGVPCDEYGVAKDPEQRVPLQKLAEAMILSSDNAAADYLHARLGGPALRAAAAKGGWPNPDVRMFGGETLMWIFPEYAPPPGTPVPVRRALGNALSDRFARDTEFRNRVLPQIFSHPPTPEWTREWVAHTGRAPAADLFSMHRALATGGGKAAALARDVLASSLPGAVPPGADSLLFKGGSLPGVITIGLDLLAPGRTGTCVLMLENVSDVDFANTGPLIEASISYLATPGGFTGLERALGH encoded by the coding sequence ATGCTCACCCGACGAAGCCTGCTGACCACCGTGGCCGCCGCCGGCTCGGCCGCTCTCCTACTGCCCGCGACCGCGCGCGCCTCCGCGCCACCGGACACCTCGACGCCCGAAGGCTGGCTCGCGTGGCTCGCCGCGCACCGCGCCGACGTGTCCGTGGTCGCGGATTACGGCACCGGCCGCCGGCTCCGGCACCGGCCTGGCGACTCCCGCGTGGTGGGGTCCGCGATCAAGGTCGTGCACCTCGCTGCCTACACCGCGGCGGTGGCCGCGGGCCGGCTCGACCCGGACGAGCCCATCCGGCTGGGCGACTGGGACGCCCGCCATCCCTACGTCGGCGACGGCATCATCGGCGCGGGGTCCCATCACACCGCGCTGACCCAGCTGGGCGTCCCGTGCGACGAGTACGGCGTCGCGAAGGACCCGGAACAGCGGGTGCCGCTGCAGAAGCTGGCCGAGGCGATGATCCTGTCCAGTGACAACGCCGCGGCCGACTACCTGCACGCCCGCCTCGGCGGCCCGGCTCTGCGCGCCGCCGCCGCGAAGGGCGGCTGGCCGAACCCGGACGTGCGCATGTTCGGCGGCGAGACGCTGATGTGGATCTTCCCCGAGTACGCCCCGCCGCCGGGCACGCCGGTGCCGGTGCGCCGGGCCCTCGGCAACGCGTTGTCGGACCGGTTCGCCCGTGACACGGAGTTCCGCAACCGGGTGCTGCCCCAGATCTTCTCGCACCCGCCGACGCCGGAGTGGACGCGCGAATGGGTCGCACACACCGGCCGCGCACCGGCGGCCGACCTGTTCTCGATGCACCGCGCGCTCGCCACCGGCGGTGGGAAGGCCGCGGCGCTGGCCCGCGACGTCCTCGCGTCCAGCCTGCCGGGCGCGGTGCCGCCGGGCGCGGACTCGTTGCTGTTCAAGGGCGGCAGCCTGCCCGGGGTGATCACCATCGGGCTGGACCTACTCGCGCCCGGGCGCACCGGCACCTGCGTGCTGATGCTCGAAAACGTGTCCGATGTGGACTTCGCCAACACCGGCCCGCTGATCGAGGCGTCGATCAGTTACCTCGCCACGCCGGGCGGCTTCACCGGGCTGGAGCGCGCGCTGGGACACTGA
- a CDS encoding TIGR01777 family oxidoreductase: MRVLIAGSGGLIGTALAVRLRTSGHDVLRLVRREARAADERGWDPPSARIDEGAFTGVDAVVNLCGAPLLPGRWSAMRKQVLLDSRVEPTEVLAEAVAEHGVGVLVNGSAVGYYGNAGSTVVDETSPAGQGFLAELCTAWESATAPATAAGTRVVSVRTGLVLSRKGGLMDLLRPLFKLALGARLGDGRQFMSWISLDDQVGALVHALTHDDLAGPVNLTGPAPVSNTEFTRALGRAVHRPAPWWAPGIALKLALGQAAEEMALFGQRAVPRELERAGYTFRHETLESALAAAT, translated from the coding sequence ATGCGGGTACTCATCGCGGGCTCCGGCGGGCTCATCGGCACGGCGCTGGCCGTCCGGCTGCGGACGTCCGGCCACGACGTCCTCCGGCTGGTACGGCGCGAAGCGCGGGCGGCCGACGAGCGCGGCTGGGACCCGCCGTCCGCCCGGATCGACGAAGGCGCCTTCACCGGCGTAGACGCGGTCGTGAACCTGTGCGGCGCGCCGCTGCTGCCGGGCCGCTGGAGCGCGATGCGCAAGCAGGTACTGCTCGACAGCCGGGTGGAGCCCACCGAGGTACTGGCCGAGGCCGTCGCCGAGCACGGCGTCGGGGTGCTGGTGAACGGCTCCGCCGTCGGCTACTACGGGAACGCCGGTTCGACGGTCGTCGACGAGACTTCCCCGGCCGGCCAGGGTTTCCTGGCCGAGCTGTGCACGGCGTGGGAGTCGGCGACCGCCCCGGCCACCGCGGCCGGGACCCGCGTGGTGTCGGTGCGGACGGGCCTGGTGCTGTCCCGCAAGGGCGGCCTGATGGACCTGCTGCGCCCGCTCTTCAAGCTCGCGCTGGGCGCCCGCCTCGGCGACGGCCGCCAGTTCATGTCGTGGATCTCCCTCGACGACCAGGTCGGCGCCCTGGTCCACGCCCTGACCCACGACGACCTCGCCGGCCCGGTCAACCTGACCGGCCCGGCCCCGGTGAGCAACACGGAGTTCACCCGCGCCCTGGGCCGCGCCGTCCACCGCCCGGCGCCGTGGTGGGCGCCCGGGATCGCCCTGAAGCTGGCCCTCGGGCAGGCCGCGGAGGAGATGGCGCTGTTCGGCCAGCGCGCCGTCCCACGCGAGCTGGAACGCGCGGGCTACACCTTCCGCCACGAGACCCTGGAGAGCGCCCTGGCCGCGGCGACGTGA
- a CDS encoding L,D-transpeptidase, whose amino-acid sequence MFPKKTLLSVAGVLAATLLVSACSSGGDTAGTATTPGAPGSNQSATPVTVSIDPASADGVSPTTPIVVKAANGKLLDVAVTSAKGKAVAGKIASDGLSWTNTDVLGYGGTYKIVAHAQGSDGKSVEKDGQVTTLSPTKQANANLIPAPSAVKSSGVGVGQPIVFSFGVAVKDKAAVEKALDVESSPKQEGSWYWMDDKNVHYRPKEYWKPGTTLTVTAKIYGVDFGNGVFGAEDRTETYKVHDSWIAKADGNTEQMQIFHNGDMVKSMPISMGKDATPTHLGAHVISDKQANYTMDSCTYGVCPPDPKAYRSNEKFSQRISNDGEFVHENPNSVGQQGSSNVSHGCINLNAANAEWFFQNFGLGDVVEVTNSGGPQLPVWDLYGDWSKSWPDWQKGAAL is encoded by the coding sequence ATGTTCCCGAAGAAGACTTTACTTTCGGTTGCCGGAGTCCTCGCGGCGACCCTGCTGGTCTCGGCCTGCTCCTCCGGTGGGGACACCGCGGGGACAGCAACAACCCCCGGGGCACCCGGTTCCAACCAGTCCGCGACACCGGTGACGGTGTCGATCGACCCGGCGAGCGCCGACGGCGTCAGCCCCACCACCCCCATCGTCGTCAAGGCCGCCAACGGCAAGCTGCTCGACGTGGCGGTGACCAGTGCCAAGGGCAAGGCGGTCGCCGGCAAGATCGCGTCGGACGGGCTCAGCTGGACCAACACCGACGTCCTCGGTTACGGCGGCACCTACAAGATCGTCGCCCACGCCCAGGGCAGCGACGGCAAGTCCGTCGAGAAGGACGGTCAGGTCACCACGCTGTCGCCGACGAAGCAGGCGAACGCGAACCTGATCCCCGCGCCGTCCGCGGTGAAGAGCAGCGGCGTGGGCGTCGGCCAGCCGATCGTCTTCAGCTTCGGCGTCGCGGTGAAGGACAAGGCCGCCGTCGAGAAGGCGCTGGACGTCGAGTCCTCGCCGAAGCAGGAGGGCAGCTGGTACTGGATGGACGACAAGAACGTCCACTACCGGCCCAAGGAGTACTGGAAGCCGGGAACCACGCTGACGGTCACGGCCAAGATCTACGGCGTCGATTTCGGAAACGGCGTTTTCGGCGCGGAGGACCGCACCGAAACGTACAAGGTGCACGATTCCTGGATCGCCAAGGCCGACGGAAACACCGAGCAGATGCAGATCTTCCACAACGGGGACATGGTGAAGTCCATGCCGATCTCCATGGGCAAGGACGCCACCCCGACGCATCTGGGCGCGCACGTCATCTCCGACAAGCAGGCGAACTACACGATGGACTCCTGCACCTACGGTGTCTGCCCGCCGGACCCGAAGGCGTACCGCTCCAACGAAAAGTTCTCCCAGCGCATCTCGAACGACGGTGAGTTCGTCCACGAGAACCCCAACAGTGTCGGCCAGCAGGGCAGCTCCAACGTCTCGCACGGCTGCATCAACCTGAACGCCGCGAACGCCGAGTGGTTCTTCCAGAACTTCGGCCTCGGCGACGTCGTGGAGGTCACCAACTCGGGCGGCCCGCAGCTCCCGGTCTGGGACCTGTACGGCGACTGGTCCAAGTCCTGGCCCGACTGGCAGAAGGGCGCCGCCCTGTAA
- a CDS encoding oxidoreductase, producing the protein MDQRWTEADIADQAGRTVVVTGANSGLGLRTAEVLAGRGARVLLACRSAERGAAALERVRSAASGSAPELVTLDLADLASVRAAAESVRELTGDALDVLINNAGVVAAARGKTADGFELQLGTNHLGHAALTWLLMPALRGGIGARVVTLSSIAAVGAQIRLDDPNFEHRQYNPATAYRQAKLANQVFALELDRRLRAEGSKVLSVLAHPGYTATGLSVGMARTYTSSVVRKAILAINHAGELLLSQNVALGALPQLYAATVADIQGGDYIGPRGLGGIHGYPTKVRPVRAAGNPVTGPALWDLTADLTGVTPDPR; encoded by the coding sequence ATGGACCAGCGCTGGACCGAGGCCGACATCGCCGACCAGGCCGGCCGGACGGTGGTCGTCACCGGCGCGAACTCGGGCCTCGGCCTGCGTACCGCCGAAGTGCTCGCCGGCCGCGGCGCGCGGGTGCTGCTCGCGTGCCGCTCGGCCGAGCGTGGCGCCGCCGCGCTGGAGCGGGTGCGGTCGGCCGCGTCCGGTTCCGCGCCGGAACTGGTGACGCTGGACCTGGCCGACCTGGCGTCGGTGCGCGCGGCGGCCGAGTCCGTCCGAGAGCTGACCGGCGACGCCCTCGACGTGCTGATCAACAACGCCGGCGTAGTGGCGGCCGCCCGGGGCAAAACCGCCGACGGCTTCGAACTGCAGCTCGGCACCAATCACCTGGGCCACGCGGCGCTGACGTGGCTGCTGATGCCCGCCCTGCGCGGCGGGATCGGCGCCCGCGTCGTGACACTCTCGAGCATCGCCGCGGTCGGCGCGCAGATCCGCCTGGACGACCCGAACTTCGAGCACCGCCAGTACAACCCGGCGACGGCGTACCGACAGGCGAAGCTCGCCAACCAGGTCTTCGCGCTGGAGCTGGACCGGCGGCTGCGCGCCGAGGGCTCGAAGGTGCTGAGCGTCCTCGCGCACCCCGGCTACACCGCGACCGGGCTGAGCGTCGGCATGGCGCGCACGTACACCAGCTCAGTCGTCCGCAAGGCCATCCTGGCCATCAACCACGCGGGCGAGCTTCTGCTCTCCCAGAACGTGGCACTCGGCGCCCTGCCGCAGCTGTACGCCGCGACCGTCGCCGACATCCAGGGCGGCGACTACATCGGCCCCCGCGGCCTCGGCGGTATCCACGGCTACCCCACGAAAGTGCGACCGGTGCGAGCGGCAGGCAACCCCGTCACCGGCCCCGCCCTGTGGGACCTGACGGCCGACTTGACGGGCGTCACCCCCGACCCGCGCTAG
- a CDS encoding phosphatase PAP2 family protein, which yields MTIPRIRWLVTGVVLLAAFLGLGLTVDRQPLKLDQAVANALRGQDSQPAGLVAGVVTNVLGPVLPIVLGVALVALALRDRARLPLCLKLAAVLVLCRLTSVVFKPVFLRQRPREYPDLSYPSGHVVSVASAALVAVLLVAWLAPRLIRRTIAAGAGATVLAAVCRIVLGVHWVTDTVGATLAVLGVGLVSASALRLLPFPGRDGRSLDG from the coding sequence ATGACCATCCCCCGGATCCGCTGGCTGGTGACCGGCGTCGTCCTCCTGGCCGCTTTCCTCGGGCTCGGCCTCACGGTCGACCGGCAGCCGCTGAAACTGGACCAGGCCGTGGCGAATGCGTTGCGCGGGCAGGATTCCCAGCCCGCGGGGCTGGTCGCCGGGGTGGTCACGAACGTGCTCGGCCCCGTCCTCCCCATCGTGCTCGGCGTGGCGCTCGTCGCACTCGCGCTGCGCGACCGCGCGCGCCTGCCGCTGTGTCTGAAGCTCGCGGCCGTGCTCGTGTTGTGCCGGTTGACGAGCGTGGTGTTCAAGCCCGTTTTCCTGCGCCAGCGCCCGCGCGAGTACCCGGACCTCAGCTACCCGAGCGGGCACGTCGTGTCCGTCGCGTCGGCCGCGTTGGTGGCGGTGCTGCTCGTGGCGTGGCTCGCGCCGCGGCTGATCAGGAGAACGATCGCGGCCGGCGCGGGGGCCACCGTGCTCGCGGCCGTCTGCCGGATCGTGCTGGGGGTGCACTGGGTGACGGACACCGTCGGCGCGACGCTGGCGGTGCTCGGCGTCGGGCTGGTGTCAGCGAGCGCACTCCGGCTCCTGCCCTTTCCCGGCCGCGACGGGCGTAGCCTCGACGGGTGA
- a CDS encoding ArsR/SmtB family transcription factor: MTDDPDLAERLAALERRVAALEGRPEESIPDIPGGVVGYHGELTEPGELSWTIRLAAPAVLALPDGPRVEVLAALANPVRIALVRALAQGGAQTGAALQEAAELGSPGQLYHHLKALTGAGLVEQDRRGSYRLRPAATIPALVLLTAAADVAGQLRPGVRNQNG; the protein is encoded by the coding sequence ATGACCGACGATCCCGACCTGGCCGAGCGTCTCGCGGCGCTGGAACGGCGGGTGGCCGCGCTCGAGGGGCGGCCGGAGGAGTCCATTCCGGACATTCCCGGGGGCGTCGTCGGCTACCACGGCGAGCTGACCGAGCCGGGCGAGCTGAGCTGGACCATCCGGCTGGCGGCGCCCGCCGTGCTGGCGCTGCCCGACGGCCCGCGGGTCGAGGTGCTGGCCGCGCTGGCCAACCCGGTGCGGATCGCACTCGTGCGCGCGCTGGCGCAGGGCGGCGCGCAGACCGGCGCGGCCCTGCAGGAGGCGGCCGAGCTGGGCTCGCCGGGCCAGCTGTACCACCATCTCAAGGCGCTCACCGGCGCCGGGCTGGTGGAGCAGGACCGCCGTGGCAGCTATCGGCTGCGCCCGGCCGCCACCATCCCCGCGCTGGTGCTGCTGACGGCGGCGGCGGACGTCGCCGGCCAGCTGCGACCGGGCGTGCGGAACCAGAACGGATAG
- a CDS encoding patatin-like phospholipase family protein, which translates to MTPLDLPRPIAFVLGGGGSLGALQVGMLRALEDAGVTPDLVVGTSVGSLNAAVLALPGGNRLDRLRGIWAHMTKHEAFPGGVLSQVRTLRHSKTHLFPNTGLEKIVDGHLGAGRRFEDLALPLGVVTTDVDTAEPVLIRSGPLRAPLLASCAIPGIYPPVEHEGRLLYDGGLVANVPMRQALAMGAKSLVVLDCAFPGKMPGAPRTFAEVMMFTAMISMRNQAVLEAPVAAKRAPVVYLPGPAPVRVSPLDFTRTDELADQAYSAAAGYLKELQVDGPGLYGAPGLVTT; encoded by the coding sequence ATGACCCCACTCGATCTCCCCAGGCCGATCGCGTTCGTCCTCGGCGGGGGCGGCAGCCTCGGCGCGCTGCAGGTCGGGATGCTGCGCGCGCTCGAGGACGCCGGCGTGACGCCCGACCTCGTCGTCGGCACGTCCGTGGGCTCGCTGAACGCGGCCGTGCTCGCCCTGCCCGGCGGAAACCGGCTGGACCGCCTGCGCGGCATCTGGGCGCACATGACCAAGCACGAGGCCTTCCCCGGCGGCGTGCTCAGCCAGGTGCGCACGTTGCGCCACAGCAAAACGCACCTGTTCCCCAACACCGGCCTGGAGAAGATCGTCGACGGCCACCTGGGCGCCGGCCGCCGCTTCGAAGATCTCGCGCTGCCGCTCGGAGTCGTCACCACGGACGTCGACACCGCCGAGCCGGTGCTGATCCGCTCCGGGCCACTGCGCGCACCGTTGCTGGCGAGCTGCGCGATCCCCGGCATCTACCCGCCGGTCGAGCACGAGGGACGGCTGCTCTACGACGGCGGCCTCGTCGCGAACGTGCCGATGCGGCAGGCACTGGCCATGGGCGCGAAGTCGCTGGTGGTCCTCGACTGCGCGTTCCCCGGCAAGATGCCCGGCGCGCCGCGGACGTTCGCCGAGGTGATGATGTTCACCGCGATGATCAGCATGCGGAACCAGGCCGTGCTGGAGGCCCCGGTCGCCGCGAAACGGGCACCCGTCGTCTATCTGCCCGGCCCGGCCCCCGTGCGGGTCAGCCCGTTGGACTTCACCCGTACGGATGAACTCGCGGACCAGGCCTACAGCGCGGCGGCCGGATATCTGAAAGAACTCCAGGTAGACGGCCCCGGTCTCTACGGCGCGCCAGGGCTCGTCACAACGTGA
- a CDS encoding DedA family protein, whose protein sequence is MALVTDLLNWLQGLPEPGLVAAAGGLVFAECTIGLGFIAPGESGLLIAATTATTVPRFLTLWAVVTVCAALGDSVGYALGRRFGPRLRETKLIRKYGLDAWDKAASVLERRGAWAVFFARFLPVLRTLTPAAAGASGLPFRRFLPATAAGAFCWSLVHISIGAALGEAAKQVEGALSTGFLVVAVVVIGVLLFFLLRFKKRKALAAKEPEAEEPARTTG, encoded by the coding sequence GTGGCTTTGGTAACGGATCTCCTGAACTGGCTGCAAGGACTCCCGGAACCGGGCCTTGTCGCGGCGGCCGGCGGGCTTGTGTTCGCCGAGTGCACCATCGGGCTGGGGTTCATCGCGCCCGGCGAGTCGGGGCTGCTGATCGCGGCGACGACCGCCACGACCGTGCCGCGGTTCCTCACGCTGTGGGCCGTCGTCACGGTGTGCGCGGCGCTCGGCGATTCCGTCGGCTACGCGCTCGGCCGTCGCTTCGGGCCGCGGCTGCGTGAGACCAAGCTGATCCGCAAGTACGGCCTCGACGCGTGGGACAAGGCCGCCTCCGTGCTCGAACGGCGCGGTGCCTGGGCGGTTTTCTTCGCGCGCTTCCTGCCCGTGCTGCGAACGCTGACGCCGGCGGCCGCGGGCGCGTCCGGGCTGCCGTTCCGCAGGTTCCTGCCCGCGACGGCGGCCGGCGCGTTCTGCTGGTCGCTGGTGCACATCAGCATCGGCGCCGCGCTCGGCGAGGCCGCCAAGCAGGTGGAGGGCGCGCTCAGCACCGGCTTCCTCGTCGTGGCCGTCGTGGTGATCGGCGTCCTGCTGTTCTTCCTCCTCCGGTTCAAGAAGCGCAAGGCACTCGCGGCCAAGGAGCCCGAGGCCGAGGAGCCCGCCCGCACGACCGGCTGA
- the lipB gene encoding lipoyl(octanoyl) transferase LipB yields MSSSSPSCRIASEPVDVRELGTIAYPEAWDLQREVLSARADDAGPDTLLLLEHPSVYTAGKRTEPSDRPTDGTPVIDVDRGGKITWHGPGQLVGYPILKLADPIDVMHYVRRLEEALIVVCERLGVRTGRVEGRSGVWIPADDRGIERKIAAIGIRVQRGVTMHGFELNCNADLSAFDAIVPCGIRDAGVTSLSAELERDVTVEEVLPMARETVLAALEGELPVNDDRWLPRPEAPTAPGVTFALQN; encoded by the coding sequence GTGAGTTCTTCGAGCCCTTCCTGCCGTATCGCCAGCGAGCCCGTCGACGTCCGGGAGCTCGGCACGATCGCGTACCCCGAGGCCTGGGACCTGCAGCGCGAGGTCCTCTCCGCGCGCGCCGACGACGCGGGCCCGGACACGTTGCTGCTGCTGGAGCACCCCTCGGTGTACACGGCCGGCAAGCGCACCGAGCCCAGCGACCGGCCCACTGACGGCACCCCGGTGATCGACGTCGACCGCGGCGGAAAGATCACCTGGCACGGGCCGGGCCAGCTCGTCGGCTACCCGATCCTCAAGCTCGCCGACCCCATCGACGTCATGCATTACGTGCGGCGCCTCGAGGAGGCTCTGATCGTGGTGTGCGAGCGGCTCGGTGTGCGCACCGGCCGCGTCGAAGGCCGCAGCGGCGTGTGGATCCCGGCCGACGACCGCGGTATCGAGCGCAAGATCGCCGCCATCGGCATCCGCGTGCAGCGCGGCGTCACGATGCACGGCTTCGAGCTGAACTGCAACGCCGACCTGTCCGCCTTCGACGCGATCGTGCCGTGCGGCATCCGCGACGCCGGCGTCACGTCGCTCTCCGCCGAGCTGGAGCGCGACGTCACCGTCGAGGAGGTGCTGCCGATGGCGCGCGAGACCGTGCTGGCCGCCCTCGAAGGCGAGCTGCCGGTGAACGACGACCGCTGGCTGCCGCGCCCGGAGGCCCCAACGGCCCCCGGCGTCACCTTCGCCCTGCAGAACTGA
- the lipA gene encoding lipoyl synthase, with translation MTAAPEGRKLLRLEVRNSETPIEKKPSWIKTRVRMGPEFTELKGLVRREGLHTVCEEAGCPNIYECWEDREATFLIGGDQCTRRCDFCQIDTGKPADLDRTEPRKVAESVQAMGLRYSTITGVARDDLDDGGAWLYAETVRQIHELNPGTGVELLIPDFNADPAQLAEVFSSRPEVLAHNVETVPRIFKRIRPGFRYARSLEVITRAREAGLVTKSNLILGMGETPDEVGAAMQDLVDAGCEILTITQYLRPSPRHHPVDRWVKPEEFVEHSKAAESMGFAGVMAGPLVRSSYRAGRLYAQTKAHRGEDLPDNLSHLATEGPAAQEAASLLAR, from the coding sequence GTGACTGCTGCACCTGAAGGGCGGAAGTTGTTGCGGTTGGAGGTCCGTAACAGTGAGACGCCGATTGAGAAGAAGCCGTCGTGGATCAAGACCCGGGTGCGGATGGGGCCTGAGTTCACGGAACTGAAGGGCCTGGTCCGCCGCGAAGGTCTGCACACCGTCTGCGAGGAAGCGGGTTGTCCCAACATCTACGAATGCTGGGAAGACCGAGAAGCCACCTTCCTGATCGGTGGTGACCAGTGCACCCGCCGGTGTGACTTCTGCCAGATCGACACCGGCAAACCTGCCGACCTGGACCGCACCGAGCCCCGCAAGGTCGCCGAATCCGTCCAGGCGATGGGCTTGCGCTACTCGACGATCACCGGCGTCGCCCGTGACGACCTCGACGACGGCGGCGCCTGGCTCTACGCGGAAACGGTCCGCCAAATCCACGAGCTGAACCCCGGTACCGGTGTCGAGCTGCTGATCCCGGACTTCAACGCCGACCCCGCACAGCTGGCCGAAGTCTTCAGCTCCCGCCCGGAAGTCCTGGCACACAACGTGGAGACGGTCCCGCGGATCTTCAAGCGCATCCGCCCCGGTTTCCGCTACGCACGGTCCCTGGAAGTCATCACCCGCGCCCGCGAGGCAGGTTTGGTGACGAAGTCGAACCTGATCCTCGGCATGGGCGAAACCCCCGACGAGGTGGGTGCGGCGATGCAGGACCTGGTCGACGCCGGCTGCGAGATCCTGACGATCACCCAATACCTGCGCCCCTCCCCGCGGCATCACCCGGTGGACCGATGGGTGAAGCCGGAAGAGTTCGTCGAACACTCGAAGGCGGCGGAGTCGATGGGTTTCGCCGGTGTGATGGCGGGCCCGCTGGTCCGCTCGTCCTACCGTGCGGGCCGGTTGTATGCGCAGACGAAGGCCCACCGCGGCGAAGACCTCCCGGACAACCTCTCCCACCTCGCCACCGAGGGCCCAGCCGCGCAGGAAGCCGCCTCGCTGCTCGCCCGCTGA
- a CDS encoding LLM class F420-dependent oxidoreductase, with the protein MDLRIFTEPQQGATYDDLLRVAKTTEAAGYDAFFRSDHYLAMGDGDGLPGPTDAWITLAGLARETSRVRLGTLVTAATFRHPGPLAIAIAQVDQMSGGRIEFGLGSGWFDAEHTAYGLMLPPLKERFDLYAEQLEIITGLWKTPVGAKYSFSGKNYTLVDSPALPKPAQSPAPPVIIGGGGKKRTPELAARFADEFNLPFADQETVSAQFARVDAAAEAIGRDPKSILRSVALTAAIGRDDAEVARRAEAIGRDLGQLRADGLAGTAAEVVDRIGEWREKTGITRLYLQVLDLADLDHIEFIAAEVASQL; encoded by the coding sequence ATGGACTTGAGGATCTTCACAGAGCCCCAGCAGGGCGCCACCTACGACGACCTGCTGCGCGTGGCCAAGACGACCGAGGCCGCCGGCTACGACGCCTTCTTCCGCAGCGACCACTACCTGGCGATGGGCGACGGCGACGGGCTGCCCGGCCCCACCGACGCGTGGATCACCCTGGCCGGCCTGGCCCGCGAGACGAGCCGGGTGCGGCTGGGCACACTGGTCACCGCCGCCACGTTCCGGCACCCGGGCCCGCTCGCGATCGCCATCGCGCAGGTGGACCAGATGTCCGGCGGCCGGATCGAGTTCGGCCTCGGCTCGGGCTGGTTCGACGCCGAGCACACCGCGTACGGCCTGATGCTGCCGCCGCTCAAGGAGCGCTTCGACCTCTACGCCGAGCAGCTGGAGATCATCACCGGGCTGTGGAAGACGCCGGTGGGGGCGAAGTACTCGTTCTCCGGCAAGAACTACACCCTCGTGGACTCGCCCGCGCTGCCGAAGCCCGCGCAGTCGCCCGCGCCGCCCGTGATCATCGGTGGCGGCGGCAAGAAGCGGACGCCGGAGCTGGCGGCGCGCTTCGCCGACGAGTTCAACCTGCCGTTCGCCGACCAGGAGACGGTGTCCGCGCAGTTCGCCCGCGTCGACGCCGCGGCCGAGGCGATCGGGCGTGACCCGAAGTCGATCCTGCGCTCGGTCGCGCTGACCGCGGCGATCGGCCGCGACGACGCCGAGGTGGCACGACGGGCCGAGGCCATCGGCCGCGACCTCGGCCAGCTGCGCGCCGACGGACTGGCCGGGACGGCCGCCGAGGTCGTCGACCGGATCGGGGAGTGGCGGGAGAAGACCGGCATCACCCGGCTGTACCTGCAGGTGCTGGACCTCGCCGACCTCGACCACATCGAGTTCATCGCGGCCGAGGTCGCGTCCCAGCTGTAA
- a CDS encoding TetR/AcrR family transcriptional regulator has product MRSRRLDYSESTRSALVDSAVELFTKRGYAGTSLDEVAKRARVTKGALYHHFSGKQALFEAAFDSVESLVYDRLEKIMTGPGTPWERVLGGLNTFIRSCLDPAYQRIAIHEAPVVMGWERWREAEEQCSFGLVRSGLQSLVDAGEVEPVPVEVTARLLFGALSSAATEIASAADPKKVSGEIQDVIVRMLLRIRQPGDTGEQPAAS; this is encoded by the coding sequence ATGAGGTCCCGACGTCTCGACTATTCGGAGTCGACCCGCTCCGCGCTGGTCGACAGCGCGGTCGAGCTGTTCACCAAGCGCGGATACGCGGGTACCTCGCTCGACGAGGTCGCCAAACGCGCCCGCGTCACCAAAGGCGCGCTTTACCACCATTTCAGCGGAAAGCAGGCGTTGTTCGAAGCCGCTTTCGACTCGGTGGAAAGCCTGGTCTACGACCGGCTCGAGAAGATCATGACCGGCCCCGGCACGCCGTGGGAACGGGTGCTCGGCGGGCTGAACACGTTCATCAGGAGCTGCCTCGACCCGGCGTACCAGCGGATCGCCATCCACGAGGCGCCGGTGGTGATGGGCTGGGAGCGCTGGCGCGAGGCCGAGGAGCAGTGCAGCTTCGGCCTGGTCCGCTCGGGCCTGCAGTCCCTTGTGGACGCAGGCGAGGTCGAGCCGGTGCCCGTGGAGGTGACCGCGCGGCTGCTGTTCGGCGCGCTTTCCAGCGCGGCCACGGAAATCGCCAGCGCGGCCGACCCGAAGAAGGTCAGCGGCGAGATCCAGGACGTCATCGTGCGCATGCTGCTGCGGATCCGGCAGCCCGGCGACACCGGAGAGCAGCCCGCCGCGAGCTGA